A stretch of Besnoitia besnoiti strain Bb-Ger1 chromosome V, whole genome shotgun sequence DNA encodes these proteins:
- a CDS encoding acid phosphatase (encoded by transcript BESB_058770) gives MTPTVLARRRDGCPNFFLAAVSAVVAAYFLFLSPPQRRCTTHAVVSGDELCAEVLAVAAREAESAGGNSLDRTEGARPRRLSSIIKKFVVWDPVERLMPSLNLDQVVFIAGKHRADLSSVFHTTLDDVLTLFLRWFDTDARLAWAVQGFITEAALLREHVRYQEQMIQEYSDRTSEHHADTERNKNKILSLEVYTYLAAIKRRLRDWSCDGNAFHRTGPEGLQLAQKAILTERDAGFFRGLPFSVLRLARGVYAENPPATVERLREELLLRGVQSLDDLLVKTNFIDMFLLFNILDEAFTQLDVLREFVRSWESYRLEGVVPPLLPAGRWEGSQSLQELMSDDQYPSTKFPKCSTLTCVMQHTWAENASDVFTIEKENVNSLKLLLLGSTGISEYKTGGGRKGLWYNVKRFFWTNEFDQTVEALKHWHVKEKADAVLGLGDFLGIPGPLSARDERFTKKWHDIFVKDAGLDVPWLMTLGDDEALVNPSASIRHHYTGQHPNWHMPNDAYTVTFNFSADMRMADGSIERETFNATVINLNTWNLLVGNPIANNMQSMMDRLMWLSDELYTAINQKTNWLIVMGHHPILSTGPQGEQSRLQYIDDLYRNGQPRGTESLLVQMLLTHYQVDAYISGHDYFMEYNTLEDLNRNTTLAFITSGAASRLLDKDVGRGWIGRLRGAMHPILCWSGRRILFALHPGGCRPERRDQDYAYRFFAPMGTQFKVNVVERVTTATGFAAVKLTQDYMVVEFIDGRSQKLATRRINKRSNKGQRDIQYMDPMAEGRLRYGELELERQAFAEANEELLQKEVTFARQCPVLAQRIRFYVTEINDLVSRYEELGKQKDAYEVMDENNVELMMAQGINIVSRITQATSEMHVLASDYEKMMKKYRELLAVKATMPAADDPRYLKLFQLEKAYVDTRKMRQEMARQLALEGEGVPDREGEKELERLILSMQVLRKEITAIEKDMQDNPFVPTEEPPEASEGEAEEAGERGEGGEGGEAERGAAESGRSIKWPDNSLVARIERKREQLRKTQLALELVKRHPPEELEKIKTQVRQLEQLAKATEDELRAMEQRLQRQQEPMAPSRAWDLFQQRQDLETKLAQIGLLLVQVQKLPEEVRTSPEAQKQVEMLRAQKTSIEQDFRDINDELGERTPTDLQTRCLKKKAEVWRMETILAQESLLPARELAIPAVRQALNTAKQAIGKLRAELQELEERVRQELTAREAAFVESLQAQGLPLPKAEDQGGSVDDAQPLMQPDFTRGSQSRADALIYEFNETEKQIAAIDEVLRVSKELSPEELQAVEGMVGPIKDLPARRAWLEKRLIELKAQAEKEAEAGETGTTEGNAGRRLLDFLDMRREPTPYKHLDKVDVGPIDACLQAPMLQAHVEMTLRPDLREQVKEKCIMVFAQTAYQTQYRVIQPVHFFVQSQKGLQTLLYRVPSVHVSRAWNQYFGSTRNTRFKTLMKELKSGVKFVHDTFRSLSIKEAQELEGLNGAQLSEGSTGVAEEAVPTTTHDSEKAGDVEGARADEGTEQKELRKPEGRAEQEIEQGRPR, from the exons ATGACGCCAACGgttctcgctcgccggcgcgacggctGTCCGAATTTTTTCCtggccgctgtctccgctgttGTGGCTGCTTACTTTCTGTTTCTTTCGCCTCCCCAGCGCCGATGCACGACTCACGCCGTCGTCTCTGGTGACGAGCTTTGTGCGGAGGTGTTGGCAGTTGCCGCTCGAGAGGCGGAGTCGGCGGGAGGGAATTCTCTGGATCGCACGGAgggtgcgcggccgcgacgcctgaGCAGCATCATAAAGAAGTTCGTCGTGTGGGATCCCGTTGAACGTTTGATGCCGAGCTTGAATTTGGATCAGGTGGTCTTCATTGCAGGCAAGCATCGAGCGGATCTTTCGTCAGTGTTTCATACAACGCTTGATGATGTGTTGACACTGTTTTTGCGTTGGTTCGACACCGATGCCAGACTGGCGTGGGCAGTCCAGGGCTTCATTACGGAGGCCGCACTGCTTCGGGAGCATGTGCGTTACCAGGAACAAATGATTCAAGAGTACTCCGACAGGACTTCGGAACACCACGCTGATACAGAGAGGAATAAGAACAAAATTTTGAGTCTAGAAGTCTACACATATCTAGCCGCTATCAAACGCCGTCTCCGGGACTGGTCATGCGATGGGAACGCTTTCCACCGAACAGGGCCTGAAGGGCTTCAACTCGCACAGAAGGCGATTCTAACTGAACGTGATGCTGGCTTCTTCAGAGGTCTTCCCTTCAGTGTCCTCCGTCTCGCCCGGGGAGTTTACGCGGAAAATCCGCCGGCGACAGTTGAACGTCTTCGGGAGGAGCttctcctgcgcggcgtgcaGTCGCTCGACGACTTGCTTGTGAAAACGAACTTCATCGATATGTTTCTTCTGTTCAACATTCTGGACGAGGCTTTCACCCAGCTCGACGTTCTCCGCGAGTTTGTGCGCAGCTGGGAATCTTATCGCCTCGAAGGCGTCGtcccgcctctgctgcctgcgggCCGCTGGGAGGGGTCGCAGAGCCTGCAGGAGTTGATGAGTGACGACCAGTATCCGTCGACGAAATTTCCAAAGTGCTCCACGCTGACCTGTGTGATGCAGCACACGTGGGCGGAGAACGCCTCGGACGTCTTTACGATTGAAAAAGAAAATGTGAACTCTCTGAAGCTCCTCTTGCTCGGTAGCACCGGCATCAGCGAGTACAagacaggaggaggcaggaAAGGCCTGTGGTATAACGTCAAGCGCTTCTTTTGGACGAATGAGTTCGACCAAACGGTTGAAGCGTTGAAGCACTGGCATGTCAAGGAGAAGGCGGATGCTGTCTTGGGACTCGGGGATTTCCTCGGGATTCCAGgtccgctctctgcgcgtgaTGAGCGATTCACCAAAAAGTGGCACGACATCTTTGTTAAG GACGCTGGGCTCGACGTGCCGTGGCTGATGACGCTGGGAGATGACGAGGCGCTGGTGAACCCGTCTGCATCTATTCGGCATCACTATACTGGACAGCATCCAAATTGGCACATGCCGAATGACGCGTACACGGTGACGTTTAACTTTTCCGCCGACATGAGAATGGCGGATGGCAGCATCGAACGCGAGACGTTCAACGCAACAGTTATCAACCTGAATACGTGGAACCTGTTGGTCGGTAATCCCATTG CGAACAATATGCAGAGCATGATGGATCGCCTCATGTGGCTGAGCGACGAACTGTATACGGCAATCAACCAGAAGACGAACTGGCTCATTGTCATGGGTCACCATCCGATTCTGTCGACAGGCCCACAGGGTGAGCAGAGTCGTTTGCAGTACATTGACGATTTGTACAGGAACGGGCAGCCCCGCGGCACCGAGTCACTTTTGGTTCAGATGCTGCTTACGCACTACCAAGTCGACGCCTACATCTCTGGCCATGACTACTTCATGGAGTACAACACACTCGAAGACTTGAATAGAAACACCACTCTCGCGTTCATCACCAGCGgagcggcctcgcgtctgctggACAAAGACGTAGGGCGCGGCTGGATCGGTCGACTTCGTGGCGCGATGCACCCCATTCTGTGCTGGTCGGGAAGGCGCATTTTGTTTGCGCTACACCCCGGAGGGTGCAGACCGGAGCGACGGGATCAGGACTACGCGTACCGGTTCTTTGCCCCGATGGGCACGCAGTTCAAGGTGAACGTCGTGGAGCGCGTGACAACTGCCACGGGGTTCGCGGCCGTGAAACTCACCCAGGACTACATGGTCGTCGAGTTTATCGACGGCCGGTCGCAGAAGCTAGCCACCCGACGCATCAACAAGCGCTCAAATAAAGGCCAGCGCGACATCCAGTACATGGATCCGATGGCTGAGGGCCGCTTACGGTATGGGGAACTCGAGCTGGAGCGGCAGGccttcgcggaggcgaacgaggaactgctgcagaaggaggTGACTTTCGCGCGTCAGTGTCCGGTGCTGGCGCAGCGAATCAGATTCTACGTCACGGAAATAAACGACCTGGTTTCAAGGTACGAGGAACTTGGCAAACAGAAGGACGCATACGAGGTGATGGATGAGAACAATGTTGAGCTCATGATGGCTCAAGGCATCAACATTGTTTCGCGCATAACGCAAGCCACATCGGAGATGCACGTACTCGCCTCCGATTACGAAAAAATGATGAAAAAATACCGCGAACTGCTCGCGGTCAAGGCCACGATGCCTGCCGCTGATGATCCGCGATATCTGAAGCTTTTTCAACTCGAGAAGGCTTACGTGGACACCCGCAAGATGCGGCAAGAAATGGCAAGGCAGCTGGCCctggaaggcgagggcgTACCGGATCgtgaaggcgagaaggaactGGAACGCTTAATTCTTAGTATGCAGGTGCTTCGAAAGGAGATAACTGCAATCGAAAAAGACATGCAGGATAACCCGTTCGTGCCTACAGAAGAGCCACCGGAGGCTAGCGAGGgtgaagcggaagaagcgggGGAGCGtggcgagggcggggagggcggcgaggcagagagaggagcggctgagagcggccgcagcatcAAATGGCCTGATAATTCGCTGGTCGCGCGGATTGAGCGAAAGCGTGAGCAACTTCGTAAGACGCAACTAGCCCTCGAGCTGGTTAAGCGCCACCCGCCCGAGGAACTTGAGAAGATCAAGACGCAGGTGAGGCAACTCGAGCAGTTGGCCAAAGCTACGGAAGACGAGTTGCGAGCCATGGAGCAAAGGCTGCAGCGTCAACAGGAACCTATGGCTCCTTCCAGGGCGTGGGATCTTTTCCAGCAGAGGCAGGATCTGGAGACAAAGTTGGCTCAAATCGGGCTGCTGCTGGTGCAGGTGCAGAAGCTGCCAGAAGAAGTGCGAACGTCGCCTGAGGCACAAAAGCAAGTGGAAATGCTCAGGGCACAGAAGACCAGCATTGAACAAGACTTTCGCGACATCAATGACGAACTGGGAGAGCGCACACCGACTGATCTGCAGACCAGATGCTTGAAGAAGAAAGCTGAGGTGTGGCGAATGGAGACGATTCTCGCTCAggagtctcttcttcctgctcgGGAGCTGGCCATTCCTGCTGTTCGCCAAGCGCTCAACACGGCGAAGCAAGCCATTGGCAAACTGCGGGCGGAGCTTCAAGAACTAGAAGAGAGAGTTAGGCAGGAGCTGActgcgcgagaagcagcctTCGTGGAAAGCCTGCAGGCGCAAGGTCTTCCGCTACCCAAGGCTGAAGACCAGGGAGGTAGTGTAGATGATGCTCAGCCTTTGATGCAGCCAGATTTTACGCGAGGAAGCCAATCCAGAGCCGACGCCCTTATTTACGAATTCAATGAAACTGAGAAGCAGATCGCAGCCATTGACGAAGTGTTGCGCGTGAGCAAGGAGCTGAGTCCCGAGGAACTGCAAGCAGTGGAGGGCATGGTCGGCCCCATCAAGGATCTACCAGCGAGGAGGGCATGGCTGGAGAAGCGTCTAATAGAActgaaggcgcaggcagagaaggaggcagaggcgggagAGACGGGTACAACCGAAGGCAACGCAGGGCGCCGACTCTTGGACTTCCTCGACATGCGTCGCGAGCCAACGCCATACAAACATCTTGATAAAGTTGACGTCGGCCCTATAGATGCttgcctgcaggcgcccaTGTTGCAGGCCCACGTCGAAATGACGCTGCGTCCGGATCTGCGAGAGCAGGTCAAGGAAAAGTGCATCATGGTGTTCGCCCAGACTGCGTATCAAACCCAGTACCGGGTAATTCAGCCGGTGCACTTTTTTGTCCAAAGCCAGAAGGGCCTCCAGACATTGTTGTACCGCGTGCCCTCTGTGCACGTATCTAGAGCATGGAATCAGTACTTCGGCAGCACGCGTAACACGCGGTTCAAGACGCTCATGAAGGAGTTGAAATCAGGCGTGAAATTCGTGCACGACACTTTCCGTTCGCTAAGCATCAAAGAAGCGCAGGAGCTCGAAGGTTTAAATGGAGCGCAGCTGTCTGAAGGGTCCACTGGAGTAGCCGAGGAGGCAGTGCCGACGACGACACAcgacagcgagaaggcgggagACGTGGAAGGAGCGAGGGCAGACGAGGGTACGGAACAAAAGGAACTTCGGAAACCTGAAGGGCGTGCAGAACAGGAAATCGAGCAGGGGAGACCTAGGTAG